AATATCTTGAGAATAATTTTATggttataattgtaaatatataatattaattcttccTTCCTGTCTTGATGTAAAGAGTTTTGTTAACATGTGCcatcaaaaataatataacattgaaatctttttttttttaatagtaattataGCATGAAATATTAgcagtaaaatttaaaaaaatgaaaaaaatgatttatttataattacaaaatataaatagttatagcgcttctatatttaattttataattatttaatattacaatttttttgtcatatttctttaattgttttacgatatttgaaataatagtttaacaacttttgttaataaaattaatgaaacattaatgaaaaaattaagaattttattaaaagtgtAAAGATACATTAACAAATCAAAAAGTTCTTACTgtcttttcttaaattttgatGGACAATGTTTTTTAAAACGAATCTATATTAAAGCAGGAAAAGGTGAAGCGAAAAGTACAAGTTCACTAAGTCTACAAAGGTTGTGGTGTAGACTAGAAATAATGTAAGTTGAATAGTTTAGAGCAGCTAATTGGATAATAATACATAAGGACAAAtccaaaaatgtataataatttaacaaatttttaaaaatattattagtttCCATGTTACTAGTATTCTTGTTCAGTAATAATacaagaaaatttgttttactgTGTCACttttgaaattgtatttcagtatgtatttatatataaaatcaattctaaatttatattacacatctaattttttctttctattattcttttctaaaaattaattatgcaaaattgaataatattctttataataatgcaaatattacaccttatttaaatattttaatataattatatattattttatttgtacagtgtaagtttataaaaattatgttgtgtattgtgtaaatataaaagaactCATTCATACTATACtcatattttgataaatttcacTACAGTAGATTactatgattttttaatatcagtgATACAATAACAGCAATTCTAATCTAGCAAGTTCTCTTTTTAACATCTTGCTCTTAAcaattactttaaaaattcCATGAAATATAACTGTTATTATTAAACCATAGACATCTATCGTATGAAATTTATCAAACTGTGATAACGATTTATACGATAGTTTTTTTAAAGATTACATGATATCAAGAAAACACATAAGATGTATTTATACTgtgtaaaattcaaattaaattatatgtgtatataaaaacagccattattaattaatatattatatatgatatgatatgatattatatatatatatatatataaacggaGGGGGAGGGGCTCTTGCTTGTCCAGAGAAGTATAtttaacatacatatattatatgataCTTACAGAGTAATAtttgtgtaatttttaaatgaaatatgacattatttattaacctTTTACCAATTCATCTTTTTCTTGCTAATTTGTCatctttttaattgttaatacgtatattttaacaaaaagagatacaatataatgtaaaaaaaatcaTTGATTTCATCattactgtatatatatatcactgCAAaagttttcataaatattgaaatcgtGGAGGAAGAAAGGGGCCATCTGAATAATTGAAATCAAGTAAAAAAGTTAGTTtcttatttgttaaatattataagaagcttgtttatgtttatatctaataaataattttgttatatatcaCATATTTAAACGCATTTCTATTTTAGTATTatgttttgtaatattataaaatgcattataaatgcaaaatacaaatttctttcaacCTATTAATGAATGTAGTAGAAATAATTacttctaaaaaaaatattgatgcACTTATGGTGGTCACAAAATTGATAATTTGACATTTAATTATcttatatataaacaaatattttaaaatcacatCAAATtgatgtaatatattaattttgtctctaatcaaaaagaattttgtattataataatcgaataCAATTATACAACAAAAATACGACGATTTaaacaacaaattataattagaaccataaattttatatgctTTAGAATTAGAtgacattatattttattatattttttccacatatgtacaatataacataaaaatgatctattttataaaatttagatacttgaaaattgaatatgctatatttaaatgtaagtaatatattagatagtgttttaattttagtttaatatataattataaaaaatacttacaattttagttgataataaataataaattgttttctactaaaaaaaataaattaaaaattgtattatacgtaataatttattcatagaTATTCTCTGAGTAgtcattataaaataaaattttgaatacatattaatatcaatttccattcaataaatttatacaaacgaaataaaattgttttattgttATGATGTATTTGATTATCCTTACACAGAgtatatcattaaaaaatgttcaattgTTTGATAAAAGACTAATGCAatctaaatttatttcaagcatctatttttatattttccagtTCTTCTTATATAAGCTTTGCAGACAGATTTAATCAATGTTTATTTAaggaatatatttgtataattaaaagaaaaattagagAGAAATGACAACAATTGATGATACATCTATGGTTGAAGACAATGTTTGCCTTCCCAGTAAAAAGAATCTCTGTGTTCCTCAACAGTTATCAGAagtaaatgaattattaaagtcAATCAATAGAAGACTGGAAGATTGTGCTTTAGAATGGCAAGCGGAGATTTCTCGCAAacaatggaaaatttttaattctaatgGCATTGGAGTAACTTCATTTGAACGATCTCTATTAGCAAGAACATATTTTACAGAGAAAAATCTTGATGAAGCTTTCCAACATTTACTTTCTTGTAATAAAATCttttcagaatatttaaaaaatttcattggtaaataaattaaaataagtatttatatatttattaataaatgctAATAACAATGTTATCATAATTTAAGCTATTATAATAATCTATTATTAGATCTTTTACAAGATGAAGTATCTGTTTCAAATGTCAAAGAAACATCTGATGTACAAAAtcaatgttttaataaaaaaaaaagttgcaaAGTATTGGATATTACTAACAGAGGACCAACACAACTTTCTCCATTTTTAAATGGGGAAGAAAAAGTTCAAGATTATATTGATAACATATTAACAGTCCAGAATTCATTTACTGATGTGGTAAAAGCTAAAATTAActttgatacaaaatttttgGGGTTTGAAGCTGTATTACATAAAGCTACATCTACATCAACTGATGCAGTTTGCCTTTGTCAATGTTGTTCTAGTATTATGGTAATATATTTCacttgtattatattttactactgTTGTAATAATATACCTATATATTCAATTGCATATTTTAGCAAGCTACACATGGTACACACAGAAAATTAAGAAGTGTAACTCTTAATCAAAGAAATCGAACAGTTGCAAAACCTAAACGCCTAATTAGATCTAAAAGAACATTatccaaaaagaaaaaaaaagaaaaatcatccACAGTAGATGATAAAATCAACGATCAATTACCACTTGAAACACATACAAGAATCTgttaatacaattttgttatattgTACTTATTTCCAATTAgtcattaaatttttgttaatttttgtgaatataaagaatttaaactAAACAGTAACATATACACACAAAAAGataatttccataatttaCTAGAGGAAttcatttattatcttttacattattagtacatttcattttaatgttaaaattttcctaaatgataaataatcaCTAAATGATTCACTATTTCTCCTTTTGAAAGTTTTATTAACTTCTAATTAAAccattggaaaatttaaacattGAAGTGATttgtatcaattttatatacttcttataacttatagttttgtttatatattaaaaatatcatatcatagttttaatagatatattatatttaataagcaATTTACAATACAACAAGGATCTATACACTTTTATgcttaattttgtaataatgaattaatactttatcatttgttttaatattaaagtaattacAATATACATGAATTCAGAAGAAGCATTAAACTCTACTTTTTGCAACGAATGCTGTTAATATTAggtaaatatcattttattaaacatgTACATgggtatttaaaattctattttttaaatattcgccATGGTATGCCATTAACTGCTAATATTGTTTTGTCTTATTTGCTAATATGCTAAtttggaagaaaatatattgtacaaaaatgtttttggttttatatatatattacataaaaatattacaataatttgcCAAATAAGATATATGACtttgtatattacattttccaaattttgcAAGTTCATACTTCAAGCaacatcttttttaaattagcaatttaaaaataaatgttaataagAGATACTTATAGaagttacaaatatttattgttaaaaatttctaccaaatgaataattaacttttagttatatttagttatattgaaataaacagcagcaaaaatgtattaatcaatacaataaagatattttaatacaagttacacataatttttagatatttcacCTTGGAGTAAATATGTCTCCATCCTACATTCTAAGTAACGAATAAATCTAGAGTCTAGATAGTAGACAAGTTTTACTATTTTGgtaacattaaaatttttttagtaattgttaaaagaataaattttacattcgTAAAAAGAGAttcaaaattaatagtatTTAGTTTTTAGTAACTTACTGAATAAATACATCAGTTTAAATTAGCCTAATCACTGTAATGAACCATTATAATGTCCTATGTCTATAACAGattcaatatttcattaacattACATTACGATTTCTATAAACAGCCAACTTGTATcaaatttcttcttccattaatattatgaatatcCATAAAAGGTTTCTTGTTCACTTGGCTCATTAAAATTGTACCACTACAGGAGAATCTTATGAGGAAAGACTTTCTTTATTTGGTATGTTTCTGTGACTGAGAATTTATTAGCTGTATTGAACATACAAAACAGAATTAATGAGTAAATCAACTGACTCATATAGATAGAGTAAGAAAATCCTTCCTAATAAAATTCTCCTTAAGTGGAATGATTAATCTGAGTTTACCATTTATTTAATCTGTATCATGCTGATACAAGAGAATAATATCAGCATGAAATTTTGACATCttaagataatattaaaattactttcatGTTCCAGTTTGATTTTTTTTACTACATTCACTTCAATCCATTCAGTCACCACCGTTATTTCAATTAAGGCAAACAGATCTCATAAATATATGGATGAGTAATAATATAAGTAAACCTTAAATTTCTACAAATCTATGCagtcattacatcatataAGTAACTCAAATATAAGTGCTTTTAATGGATTGCCAcaagattttttatattatgtgtGTATTAGTCATTGAacttaaacaaaaaaaaacgAATACCCTATTCATACTATAGGGTAAATTTGATTATATATAATGCTAATAAACGGTATTACAatcttataataaataaaaataccaaataattaacaacattttaattgacaaaaaacatcaattaatttatttcgataaaacatcttacaatgaatattaataataactaaTTTATAATCAAGCGTATCAATGACTGCAATCCTTGTCACTTTTGCAATTATGACCTTTCTTTTACGAAATCtctctaatatttatataaagtaaatatataatatgcaccatatatattatgtactactatttaaaaaagaacctAAGAAATACCTTATTAAAgtagtttatatatattctttcaaGTACTTTACttttaacataaacaatttaaaagtTGTTGGTTATTCAATTCAATTGAAACTACTTCAAAGATTGATTTTTATGAGATCTGTAAGCTAGGAGAGgcaaaatatgaatttcgaGAGATAAATGTGCGAAAGTCATTGATTTCACCTGAACTCGTAGATTTGTATGCTATGTTCTGGGAcgtgtttcaaatttaaagattgatacctaaaataatacaagtatgaaagaagaacaatattttttaacataattttctatcacatacaaatattaatttcttaatggGAAATGTATAGAATTAAACTGAAATATTACTTATAATTGTAAAGGTTTGTAGTAAGTAAAATTTAGGATAGAGGGAAAGATAGGGAGGACggaaaagaatatattttgttacattatataaatatatcaaataatattaccACTCTGAACTACGATGATAATAAAAGCCTTCAATAGTAGCAGCAGATTTTTGAAAGCAAATATAGTAAAATCCTGCAAATGAGGCACCGTTGATATCTTTTATGGTATGATCAGGAACTAAAAAATGTTCCTTCCACCTCATAAAAACAAAATCAGTTCCCTTCAAAGCCTCGTAATCAAATGTGTCTGAATTAAATGTTTTGGCATACTGGCGAAAAGATTCAAATTTActctataatttaaaaaatatggatTAACATAGACGtctgttaaaataaaaaaaaaaatgtgcaATAAAATACAAACCCAATGTTTTCTATCAACATCTTCATCTGCATCCCATTTACGAGTTAAAAATGGATATTTCTTTGATATAATTTCACCATCAAAGAATGTAGTTAAAGTAGGAAATTCTTCTGTAAGAcccttaatttttaaatagccACATAAATAGCTATTCTCTTCATCTACGTgctgtaatagaaaaatctttataaaataatagtttgtgtatatgtatgtgtgttgTATTTTatgtgtaaaataaaagaaatatactgcaaaatatacattacatacattttaagatatataatgtatatatatatatatttatttatttatttatttatacatatactgaTTCTTTGTAAACATTGTAACTAAAATTTTGAGTTCAATCAATATCTATTACTCAAGTGCTATCTACAAATTgccattttattatatattttcattttcatacatttattctaataaaataacattaccTGTCAAACAAAATTACAGATTCTATATTGccaagatatttataaataagctGAAAAGTATAaggaaaatttttgaaaattctcgTAATAGATCATTTTAAATTCAGAACTATTTGAATATGTAAACAACATAGTTAACTAATCCGATTTCGAAaagattgtaaaatatttaaaggatATAAGGCATATAATCAATCATTACGCAGTAGACAGATGTCAAAGGTGCAATAGAAATTTGGGATATTTGTGGCGCAATTTCCAGAAAGAGGGAGAACTAACCTGCAAAACTACTTCT
This DNA window, taken from Bombus fervidus isolate BK054 chromosome 14, iyBomFerv1, whole genome shotgun sequence, encodes the following:
- the LOC139994549 gene encoding uncharacterized protein, with amino-acid sequence MTTIDDTSMVEDNVCLPSKKNLCVPQQLSEVNELLKSINRRLEDCALEWQAEISRKQWKIFNSNGIGVTSFERSLLARTYFTEKNLDEAFQHLLSCNKIFSEYLKNFIDLLQDEVSVSNVKETSDVQNQCFNKKKSCKVLDITNRGPTQLSPFLNGEEKVQDYIDNILTVQNSFTDVVKAKINFDTKFLGFEAVLHKATSTSTDAVCLCQCCSSIMQATHGTHRKLRSVTLNQRNRTVAKPKRLIRSKRTLSKKKKKEKSSTVDDKINDQLPLETHTRIC
- the LOC139994553 gene encoding glucose-induced degradation protein 4 homolog; this encodes MPVKVDVVPPPPANSKQPGVTKSLLYNGSRFQGSQKSKGNSYDVEVVLQHVDEENSYLCGYLKIKGLTEEFPTLTTFFDGEIISKKYPFLTRKWDADEDVDRKHWSKFESFRQYAKTFNSDTFDYEALKGTDFVFMRWKEHFLVPDHTIKDINGASFAGFYYICFQKSAATIEGFYYHRSSEWYQSLNLKHVPEHSIQIYEFR